The DNA region AAGAAGAATTCACAATATCCGCCGACAACCTAATCGAACAAGTCAAAGAACTACTCCACGAAGGAAACGTAACCAGAATAATCGTAAAAGACGAAAAAGGCAAAGTTATGCTTGAAATCCCCGCCACAGTAGGCGTAATCGGCACAGTTCTTGCACCGTGGCTTGCAGCGTTAGGCGTGATAGCAGCGTTGGCAACAAACTGTAAAATAGTAGTTGAAAGAAGAGAATAGCCATACAGCGCAACAGTTACTGTTCTATTTTTGCAGTAACCAAAATTATTCCTATCACTATAGGCAGAATACTGAGGAATCCAAAAAATCCCGTAAACGTTCCCAAAGTATCGGCACTTGTGAAAGTGTAATACGCTGCTATAATGCCAATAACAACAAGTATGAATCCAAAGAATTTTTCAGCGAGCGTTAACCCGAAACCGCCTTCTTCACTGCTCATATCTACTTCTTCCTGAATGTGTTTTCTATAGAAATAACCGTCCAAGATTTAAAGCATTTCCTTCTCAAACACTATGCCCGTTTCTTCCGGTACTTGTAATAGTAAACAGTTCCGCCTATCACTGAAGCAATTATCGCAATTATTAACAGAAGCCAACTCAACGGAAACCCGGAAACCGCGCCTGCGCCACCGCCTTCAGCCTTAACAGTATACGCGTTTTCTTGTGTCACTGCAGAATTCCCAGCGTTATCGTAACATTCCACAAAGAACGCGACAGTAGCATTTTCCTCTTGCCCAGGAATTACGCCAGTCCAATTGCCATTCTGCAAGCTCATAGCCAAACTGTTCCATTCGCCTTCGCCAATTTTGAACCATAAAGTGACATTTTGAATTCCGCTTCCTTCCTCAAAAACTTCTGCAGAAACATTAACTTCTTCATTAACCATAGGCTCCAATGGATTCCAAACAAGATTACTAATCAACGGCGCCGTGTTGTCCACACTAACCGAGACGCTAATTTCAGCTTCGTTTCCAGCCTTGTCACATGCCGACAAAACGATCGTGTAGACTCCGTCATCATAGTCTGTCGTTTCCCAAATGTAAGTTTGGCTTCCATCCATATTCCAAACATGGACAGATTCATCAATCTTAAGCTTCATCACATCAAAGTTGGCGTCTTCAGCACTAATCTCAACAAAAACCATGCCTCTAACATAGCTTCCATTCAGCGGCCACGTAATTTCCACCGTTGGCGCTGTGTTATCCACTGTTATTATGCATTCTGTTTCGGCAATGTTTTCCGCTTGGTCGTGTGCTTCAAGTTTTAATGTGTAAGCTCCGTCAAGTAGCGTTGTAGTGTTCCATAAATACGTATGATATCCAACTTCACTCCACGATGTTAAAATTGTTCCGTTAACCGTTAAGTCTGCTCCGACAAAATTATCATCATAAACATAAACCTCAACACTAGCCATTCCTGCCAAATAGCTTCCACAAGTTGGAGCGTCAATTCTGGCAACTGGCAAGAACCGGTCTTGTATAGAGTAAGAGTAAACATCCATAGCCATCCAGTTTCCAGCATTATCAAACGCGTATACTCGGTATTGAACAAATGTTCCGTAGGGAAATTCCGGAATTGTTGCGGCATATAATCCTCCTTGAACGCTCATTGTAGTGTTCATCCAACCTGTTCCATTATTATAAGCTAAGATTACTTCTTTGACGCCGCTGGCAAATTGCGGTTCAGTCGCATTTACAGAAACTAAAACGGTTTCATTAAAGTTTGGTTCTGCTGGCACTCGTTCAATATAAGTTATGGCTGGTGGATGAAAATCTCCCACTCTGTATGAATAAGTTGGTGATATAGCGCCATTTCCGGCTTTATCCCATGCATAAACGAGGAAAGTAACATTCACGTTGTATGGTTGAGGAGGAATCTCCGCTGTGTAGAAACCGTCAGTTTTATTCATTGTTAGATTAAGATTTTCGCCTAAATCTGTTGAATAGTTTAAAGTTACATTGGCGACTCCGCTTTTTGAGTCAGTAACATACGCTACAACGCCCACGTAATCATCATATTCAGGCGTTTCTGGATAATAAAAAACTCCATGAATCACTGGCGGCGTCAAATCTTGCGGTGGAGGGCAACAACATCCTTTAATGAGCTTGATGATTTCCTCGATTAAATTAAGCAAGTGTTCTTTCCAAGGATTGGTAACCCATTTTGTAACTGCATTTTCAATATCATTTCTCAACTTGTTTATTGCGCCATCATAAGCTCCAGCTTCAATCTGATTTATCACGGCGTTAATTTTATTGCAGAAAGTGTTCTTCTCTGTGTTTGCGTGTTTGGAATTTTCAAATGCTTCGTTAGGCAACATTGAAACGTTGCCGCAGAGTTGTTGCAATAATAAAATAATGGATTGGCTTTGGTTGTGGCTTCGCCTTCCTGAAACGTTTGCAACTAACATTGGAGAGATTATTAAGAATAGCAAGATAATGTTAAGACTAGCAGCTAAGAGTTTTCGCATTCTCCTTTCTCCCAGATGCAACTCCAATTCTTGTATAAAAAGGGTTATTTCGAGGTGGTAATATGCAATTTGCATATTATTTTGTTTCTTCAAGTTTCGCTGGCAAGTATTCATCAACAATGTATGTTAAGCCGTATCTGCTGAAAGCTTCTTGTTCTGCCTTTCGTTTGATTTTCATGAATGTTTTAATTTCTCTTTGCCAAAGTGGGTCTTTGTAACGTGGGTCTTTTTGTAGCTCGTAGAGCCTTTTCATGTCCACATCATCTAGTGGGTCTGTCGGCAGTTTGTAATTTACTATGTCTGTTGCCCACACACCACTCCACTTTGCGTCGGGCGTATTAAGTTCTCTGAGGTGTGCAGCATTTGCCGAACCTGAAATTATCACCATGGCTATGTGCATTCCCCATGGGTCGCCATCCGTGAAAACGTAAACTGGAAGGTTCAGTTCTCTGTTAAGCCTTCTGATAAAATGTCTTGTTGCTCTCGGGGCTTGTCCCGCCGTTAAAACGAGTAACGCGTTGAATTTTTTGTGCACATTTTCTTCTATGAAGCGTGTGAACAAACCGCCTTTCTCTATGGCTATGACTTTGTCGGCAGATGTTTTGACGAACTCAGACGACGTCAATGCTGGTCCGATTAAGACACCGTCTGGGTGCGATGTTAGGTTTAGTGTTCTTCCCTCATAACCTGGAACAGTGTATTCTATTGTTAAGTCGCCGAAAACCGCTGAGCGTTCTTCTGGAAAAATGTTAAAGTCTTCTCTCGATAAGCCCAGAACTGTCTCCAAATCCGTTATTATATTGTTTGATTCCTGCTGATCTGTGAAGGTCATCTCATAAGCTTGTGCAGAATAGTACACGTCTCTTAAAGTTGATGTTTTTCGTTGTGAAGTTAATTCATGAGAAAATGTTGCAGCCCAAGTGAGTTGAGTGAAAGGTTTAAGGTGGCGAATGTTGCGGGCGCTTCTGCGAACCTTTCGGTCGCCTAATATGAATTGTCTAACTTGGGGGTCGTAGTATATGTTTTCTGTTGATCGACTTGGCATTTCTATCGATGGAAAATAGCCTCTGTCAAGCTGGTCGTAAATTTTGAGCCCTAAACTTTCTAAACTTGCTAGGACTTCTTTTCTTTTTTCTATCATGCTAACTTTATGTTTCTTCTGTTCCAAACCTTTTCACGCTCTTCAAAAGTTTTTCTATGTCTGGGAGTTTTTCTTTTCCAGCAAGTTTTGCTGAGAATTGGGCTATTTTTGGCAGGTACTTGCTGAAGACGCCCAGTCGTTTCTTTTCTCTATCCACATGCTCTATTCTTGTTAAGAAATGTTGAATTTGACGAGCAACTTCTCTGAGTCCATTAGCAATTTCTCTTCTGACTTCTGGTCGGTCAGCGATGAATTCTTTTCCAACAGTTTTGTATGGAACTTTTGTGCTGCAGATGTGTACTAAAATCGCGATTGGCATTTCTGGTGTGACTTTGTATCTTCTCCAGTTCATTGCGTTTATGACTTTAACTGAGACGTCGCTTGCTTCGTCGTAAAGCAGTGGGATTCTGTTTGCAAATCGGTAGATTATGAAGGTTCCTTTCTTTGGGATTTCTCCGCCATAGGCGATGCCGACTTCAATTATGAATGGGTGGCCTGCGTATGTGGAGGGTTTACGTTGGTGGACAGCTACAAACTCTGGTTTTAGTTCTTTCATGATTCCTGCTTTCAATAGTTCTTCGCCTAAGGGAGACAAGCAACTAGCGTCAGGCGGCAAGAACTCCCTGAATTTTTTAAGCATGTGCATTAGCCTGACGATTTCTTCATGTGAAAGTTTCTTCGGATTTTTTGATGGGCTTATGTTGCTGAATTCTAGGAACTTTTGTGCTGTGATTTCTCCGACTCTGTGGAAGTGGTTTTTTAGAAATTCCAGCATGTTTTTATATGGTGTGACTTGGATTAGCCGTTGAAGAAGCTCCACGTCTACGCCGTAAGGGTGTGGTAATGTTTCTTTTGGTGGTTCGGGCATTTCTTTGGTTACTCTGGTGAATCTGTATAGCCTTCCTTTTGGGTCAACGAATGTTAAGTTTGCATATGGATTAACCATTGCTGTTTGTTTGAAGTAATCCAAAATTTTTGGCATAGCCCTCAAATAGTCGCCTTCCAAGCAGAATTCGACTATTGTTCCTCTCCATTGTTCTTTGTTTATGAGCACTTTTCTGTCAAGTATTATGGGGCGGTTTCGTTGGATGTCAATCATAAGTTTATAACTGTAAATTTTTGACATTCCACCAGTGCTGGAGATTATTGTGGCTGGCTGGTGCGTGGTGATTTGCCCGTATAAGATTGCCATTTTTCCGCCGAGACCGAATGTTCCTCTCTGTTGTTTTAGTTTGTATTTTGAGCCGAAAAGCACTTGCCCGAAGGCTGATGGTATATGCCTCGGCGGAACGCCTATGCCATTGTCTTCCACTCTTAGCTTGTAAATTTGGGTTTCTTTGCTGGCTTCTCCTTCATATGAGAGTCGAACGTAGATGTCTGGTGGAATTTTTAGGCTTTCTGCGGCATCTAAAGAGTTTTCAACAAGTTCTCTTATTGCTGCGAAGATGGCTCTTGATGGATTTGTGAAGCCTGCAATGTCGCGGTTGCGGTAGAAAAAGTCTGAAGCGCTTATTTCTTCGAAGGTTATCTGAGCCACTTTAAGCTTCCACCAGCCTCTCCCTGAAAGGTAACACCCTACGATATGCTTTGCTCATTCTTTAATTTAACTACACTTTTCAGTGTAGATAATTCATTTTCGAAAAGGAAATGGCAACAACTCCTTAGTACTCTTTACTTCAATGGTTTCAAACAGTATTCTGTCATTTTTTGCTTTTGCCATGAGGATTTTAATTTTGGGATTTTCTGCAAAGTCATAAATGTACTGTAAGCATGCTCCGCATGGTCTGGGTTCTTTATTTGCATCTGCATTCATAACGAGGGCTACTGTTTTGATTTTGCGATTTCCATGCGAGACCGCGTGGTTTATTGCGCATCTTTCTGCGCATATGCCGAGCCCAGAAACCCAGCTTTCCACGTTACAGCCGCCATAGATTTTTCCGTCTTCAGCGAGAACAGCGGCGCCAGCTTTGAAACCCCAAAGAACATATGCGTTATCCATGGCTTTTAAAGCGGTATTTAGCAATTCGTTTTCTATTTTATTCAACTTAACCATGGCATTCACCTTTTGCTTCATTTTCGCAACTCACGTACGTAATAGTACTCTCCGATTTGTTTTTGAAACTTGTCCAGCTTTGAGTTTTCCTTGTTGACTCTTGGTCTTTTTGTAGTTGGGTCTCTTCGGAAAGTGACTTCCATGTCCTTCAAAAACATGTTCATTCCGTCTCTCAGGCTCACGGGTGGGTTTGCGGTTCCTTTCACTCCGGGCTCTCCCGTAAAAACCATTAGGCGGTCTGCTATAAAGTCTTGGGCAACCACATCATGTTCGACGACGAAGGCTGTCACGTTATGTGCTTCTACGATTCTTCTGATTGTTCGTGCCATGCTCAACCGTTCTTCAACGTCTAAGTAAGCGCTTGGTTCGTCAAGTAGGTATAGTTGAGCTTTGCGTGATAGACAAGCGGCAATGGCGACTTTTTGTAGTTCGCCACCGCTGAGTTCGGTTAGATTTCTATCCAGAAGAGGTTCTACATTTAGGGGTTGAATGATTTCTGTTTTGTACCAGCTTGAGGTGAAGTTTTCTTTTGCGACGTTTTTAAGGAGTTCTTGAACTGTACTTTCGGATTCTGCGGAGATGTATTGAGGTTTGTAGCTTACTTCTAATTCTCCAAATTTGACCCCACCATCTGCTTCTTCGATTCCAGCAAGAATTTTCACAAAGGTTGTTTTTCCAATACCGTTTGGTCCAAGAATGCCGATGATTTCGCCTCTCTTTATTTCTCCAGGGCTTGCAACAAACTTGAAACCTTCATAGGTTTTTTCGATTTGTCCCCATTTCAGTTGTGTTTCGCCGACATCAAAGCTTGTGCGTGGAGGTTTCTCATGAAATATTATGGCTTCTTTTCTGAATCTGACGTTTTCGTCTGGGATATATCCTTCCAAGTAAATGTTTATTCCAGTTCTTACGCCGTGAACGTTAGAAACTACGCCGTAGACACCTGGCTCTCCGTAAAAAATGCAGATTTGGTCTGATAAGTAGTCTATTATTGCTAGGTCATGTTCTGCTACGATAACTGTTTTTTCTTCATCCTTTAAACTTCTTATTGCTTTAGCTACTTCCAACCTTTGTTTCACGTCTAAATAGCTTGATGGTTCGTCGAAAAGATACACGTCAGCTTCGCGGCAAATTGCCGCAGCGACGGCTACACGTTGCAGTTCGCCTCCGCTTAAAACGTCTAATGGGCGGTTCCATAGCTGTTTCAGTTCAAGTTGTTCAGAGATTTCTTCAAGTTTCTTTCTTTCGTTTACTTTCTCGAGTAGTTCTCCAACTTTTCCAGACACAGCCTTTGGAATTTTGTCTACATATTGTGGCTTATGCGAAATCTTGAGTTTATTTTCGCTCATCTTTTGGAAATATCCTTGGAGCGTTGAACCTCTATAATGTGTGATTATTCCGTTCCATTCTGGCGGCGTTTCGTAATTTCCAAGGTTTAGTTTGATTTCTCCAGAGAGTATTTTAAGCGCTGTTGTTTTGCCTATTCCGTTTTGCCCAAGCAAACCTAAAACCATGCTGGGGGCAGGTGTTGGCAGCCTGTAGAGTTTGAATGTGTTTTCTCCAAAGCGATGGCTACAATCTTTTTCTAACTCATCTGGAAGGTTGACTATTGAGATGGCTTTGAACGGGCATTTTTTTACGCATATTCCGCATCCAGTGCAGAGAGATTCAACAATTACGGCTTTGTCATCTTCAAATCGTATGGCTTCTATGCGTGTGCGCACTATAGGGCAAAAGTGATGGCATAGTCTATTGCAACGTTTTGGCTTGCACTTGTCAAAGTCTATCACTGCAACTCTCGTCATGTCTCGTCCCATATCGCATGTTAGCTAGTATAGTCTAAACATAAACATCAAAATTATATAAAAACCGTTTGAATATTTTCATAAAGAAAGATACAAAAAAAGTTCTACGTGATACTAAATATTTACCATTCTTCCTCTTCCCACTCTTCTTCTTCCCATTCCTCTTCTTCCCATTCCTCTTCCTCTCGCATTTTTTCACCTCCATCTGCTTTGTGTTTAGGGATGCAAGAGAAACCTACCGTTGCTTTAAGCATTTTTATACGTCACTTGTCGAGAATAGCAACCAAAAGGCGTGTTTGTCTACGTATTTTTAGATGTTTTATTTCACGATTTTAGCCGTTAAAGAAGCAACGGTCTCTTTTGTTTCT from Candidatus Bathyarchaeota archaeon A05DMB-5 includes:
- a CDS encoding DUF4342 domain-containing protein, with the translated sequence MPYCPKCGAKLKEDDKYCYNCGTPATKIVKEEFTISADNLIEQVKELLHEGNVTRIIVKDEKGKVMLEIPATVGVIGTVLAPWLAALGVIAALATNCKIVVERRE
- a CDS encoding DNA topoisomerase IV subunit A, whose amino-acid sequence is MIEKRKEVLASLESLGLKIYDQLDRGYFPSIEMPSRSTENIYYDPQVRQFILGDRKVRRSARNIRHLKPFTQLTWAATFSHELTSQRKTSTLRDVYYSAQAYEMTFTDQQESNNIITDLETVLGLSREDFNIFPEERSAVFGDLTIEYTVPGYEGRTLNLTSHPDGVLIGPALTSSEFVKTSADKVIAIEKGGLFTRFIEENVHKKFNALLVLTAGQAPRATRHFIRRLNRELNLPVYVFTDGDPWGMHIAMVIISGSANAAHLRELNTPDAKWSGVWATDIVNYKLPTDPLDDVDMKRLYELQKDPRYKDPLWQREIKTFMKIKRKAEQEAFSRYGLTYIVDEYLPAKLEETK
- a CDS encoding DNA topoisomerase VI subunit B; this encodes MAQITFEEISASDFFYRNRDIAGFTNPSRAIFAAIRELVENSLDAAESLKIPPDIYVRLSYEGEASKETQIYKLRVEDNGIGVPPRHIPSAFGQVLFGSKYKLKQQRGTFGLGGKMAILYGQITTHQPATIISSTGGMSKIYSYKLMIDIQRNRPIILDRKVLINKEQWRGTIVEFCLEGDYLRAMPKILDYFKQTAMVNPYANLTFVDPKGRLYRFTRVTKEMPEPPKETLPHPYGVDVELLQRLIQVTPYKNMLEFLKNHFHRVGEITAQKFLEFSNISPSKNPKKLSHEEIVRLMHMLKKFREFLPPDASCLSPLGEELLKAGIMKELKPEFVAVHQRKPSTYAGHPFIIEVGIAYGGEIPKKGTFIIYRFANRIPLLYDEASDVSVKVINAMNWRRYKVTPEMPIAILVHICSTKVPYKTVGKEFIADRPEVRREIANGLREVARQIQHFLTRIEHVDREKKRLGVFSKYLPKIAQFSAKLAGKEKLPDIEKLLKSVKRFGTEET
- a CDS encoding cytidine deaminase, with product MENELLNTALKAMDNAYVLWGFKAGAAVLAEDGKIYGGCNVESWVSGLGICAERCAINHAVSHGNRKIKTVALVMNADANKEPRPCGACLQYIYDFAENPKIKILMAKAKNDRILFETIEVKSTKELLPFPFRK
- a CDS encoding ribosome biogenesis/translation initiation ATPase RLI produces the protein MTRVAVIDFDKCKPKRCNRLCHHFCPIVRTRIEAIRFEDDKAVIVESLCTGCGICVKKCPFKAISIVNLPDELEKDCSHRFGENTFKLYRLPTPAPSMVLGLLGQNGIGKTTALKILSGEIKLNLGNYETPPEWNGIITHYRGSTLQGYFQKMSENKLKISHKPQYVDKIPKAVSGKVGELLEKVNERKKLEEISEQLELKQLWNRPLDVLSGGELQRVAVAAAICREADVYLFDEPSSYLDVKQRLEVAKAIRSLKDEEKTVIVAEHDLAIIDYLSDQICIFYGEPGVYGVVSNVHGVRTGINIYLEGYIPDENVRFRKEAIIFHEKPPRTSFDVGETQLKWGQIEKTYEGFKFVASPGEIKRGEIIGILGPNGIGKTTFVKILAGIEEADGGVKFGELEVSYKPQYISAESESTVQELLKNVAKENFTSSWYKTEIIQPLNVEPLLDRNLTELSGGELQKVAIAACLSRKAQLYLLDEPSAYLDVEERLSMARTIRRIVEAHNVTAFVVEHDVVAQDFIADRLMVFTGEPGVKGTANPPVSLRDGMNMFLKDMEVTFRRDPTTKRPRVNKENSKLDKFQKQIGEYYYVRELRK